GTAAAAGAGACTGGAGACTCTTCCATTGTGTTTTTGTGGGTCCTGAACAGGATGCAATGGAATTGGAATTGGAACTGTTGTGAAAAGTGAGCCTACTTAGCAGTAATATTGATGCAGGAAGAATTAGATGATAAAAGTAATTGTAGTGAATTCATGGTTCTGTCCTTCTTGTGTGTCATTTTCTAAAACTAAATTATCTCTCTCTATTTGGATTTGCCTGGGTTATTTTAGGAAGTAGCAGATAATTAATTGAGCCCCCTGCTCACTGGCTCGTGTATTCCAAAGACCTTTATGGAGCCTCTGCTCTGTGAAATGCTGTGTTAGCAGTGGGGACACTAGGAGAAGCAGGACACCCCCACACCTAGAGTGACGGTCTAGGAGCTGCAGGTCACATGAGGAAGGTGGAAAGACATCCCCTAGTCGCAATGAACAATGCAACCCAGGGCGGGGTGGTGGGGTTACAGGAGGAGTGGTTGGGCTGTTGGTGCCTGAGCCAGGGTGGTTTGGAGCTTGGGAAAGCTGGGTTCCTTCTGTGGGAGGTGATTGTGATGAGGCTGGGTGGTGGCAGCCCTCAGACTTGCAGACAGTGTGTCTGGGGGGTGACGGGAAATTCCTGAAATGGATCATTGCTGTGAGGTGTCCTTTTGCATTTGGATAAAGTACAGAGAGATCTCTTTCttgggcaggaaggaaggggccCTGGCTCTTGTCACATTGCTGTTGATCACAGGGGCAAATGAGGTGTTTTCAtaccccatgctgctgctaagtcactcagtcgtgtccgacttctgtgcgaccccatagacggcaagccaccaaggctcccccgtccctgggattctctccaggcagaacactggagtgggttgccatttccttctccaatgcatgaaagtgaaaagtgaaaagtgaagtcgctcagtcgttgcccaactcttagtgaccccatggactgcagcctaccaggctcctccatccatgggattttccaggcaagagtactggagtggggtgccattgccttctccgtactccAAGACTAGGTACGGGtaaaatatcagacaaatccCAATCAGGGACATTGTACAAAACATCTACTGAGTACTCCTCAAACTTCAATATCatccaaaacaaagaaatgttaaagcTATGGGGAAGCCAAGGAGACATTACAACTAAATGTTAGGCTGGTTTCCTGgccaggatcctggagtgggtaaaaCCTATAGAAATCTGAGTAAAGTATGGGCTTTAGTTGATAATAAATAATGCATCAATACTTCCTCATTAAATTCCTCAGTATTCCTCAGTAATAAATGTATCATATTAATGTAAGATATTAGTAAGCGGGGAAACTGGGTGAGGGCATATGACGAAGTCCACGATTTTCACAATATTATTCAAATCTTAAAGGTTAACAATGGAAAAGCTCAAATTAAAGTCTATTGacagttttcaaaattaaaaaaaaaaaaaaagacaacgaAACTTTGGAGAAAAGATGCTGAGTTGTGTTTAAAAAagggcaaaaaccaatacaatattgtaaagtaaaaaagaaaaaaaaagaaaaagacacaatttaaaaaaaaaaaaaaaggaaaaagaaaggaaaccaaatgCAAGCACACAGACCTGTAAGTCTGAAACACCCTTGCTAAATATCTTCAGTCTTTTCCTCTCCCTTAACCTCCAACCCCATAGAATATACTAACTTGGGCCTCTCATCCACCACAGAAACATCTCTGGATCCACTTTTTTATCAAGCCCCCACAAACACTACCCTGATCCAACCTCATGATGTTTTGCCTGGATATGGGAAGAGCCACCACCTGGAGGCCAGGGGTAGACCTTGGACCCTGTATTGCCCAAAATCCACTTTAAGACGATTGCCAGTGTTATCTGCCACAGAAGAAGTCTGGCAAGTTCCAGCACGGGTCAGTGTCTTGCCAAAGATAAAGAGTCCAGAGCAAACCTTTAGCTGTGCATACATGAGAGTGGGTGCTCAGTCGCAcagccatatccgactctttgcgacccatggaatGCAGtcccccgggctcctctgtccgtgggatttcccaggcaagaatacttgagtggactgccatttcctcctctagagtaccttccacccagggatcaaacttgcgtctcccacattgcaggcggattctttaacagagcctccagggaagccatgagGAACACAGGGCCTTCTCAGAAGAGCAGAACATTCACTGAGACTCCTTAAGCCAGGGGAGGCGCCTGTCCAATCGCTGATGCCCTGGGCAAGATCAGCTTGGGAACAGGGTGGTGTGTTTCCACAACAGAGGCTGTTGCAGAAGATGCTGGATCCTGGAATTGACCTCCAGAAAAGTCGGTGGGGGACAGGGGGCAGTTTGGGCCTCCTAGCAGCCAAAGGCCTGAGGTTCTTATGTACCCAGAGCAAGAACCCAACCACACCTAACAGTCATATCCAATAAGGGGCATGAGGAGTACCTGTTATGAGAGCTGTCACGTATCCATCCTGGAGTGAAACCTGGGGCTGTGGTCTGGCCTTGGCCCCAGAGCACAGATGTCCTCATGGAGGCCGGGGTGGCAGCTCACCTGCAGCAGCATctgctcccccctccctctcctggccAGTCCCGGGCAAGTCAGATGGGATCCCCAGGGCCTTGCTGCTTCCACCTCTCTGGGGCAGCCGACCCTCTGCACAGCCTGCACCCCTGGGAGGCCAGATTCCTCTCCTCCCTGGTTCCTTTCCAAATCCTCATTGGAGTCTGTGGCCTCTGGCACCTAGGAGAGCGTCCTGGGTACGATCCCTGCCATCTGCTAGAGCCTGTCCTCTGCTCAAACAGCCCGACTGGCTCCTAGCTGTCTCCACGGGTGGCTGACCAGACACCCCTCTGCCTCTCTTACTCAGGCTCAAAAGCCATGACCTAACAGTCACATTCAAAGACCCTGAGTTTACTCCAACACGTGGGATTCCACAGGGAATGGTCTGATACACCTCAGGATTATATAGATGTGCCCCGCACATCCATGGCAATGATTACTACTGACCCACCATGAGGAGACTCGCCCAGGGGCTGCGTCAAGTCCTGCGGGTTCGAGATGAAGCACCGTGGAAGGCGATGCTGCCCTGGGACTTCCAGATAAAGATACACACATGAGGTCATCAGGACCAGGGCCTAAGCCGTTCtcagtgggggagggtgggggaggggggcaggcaggACAAAACCCAAGGCCAGGTTCTGAGGGAGAGGGGGCACTGTGGGCAGCAGGGGTGGGAGGCCTCATGACTGGGGCCCATGGGGAGTATGCTCCCAACCCCAACAGAGACCTTTGGCAGCTGGCTGCTGTCCTCCTGATGGGAGACCGGGCAGAGCCCCGAAGGGGCTTTCAGTGCCTCTCACCGGGGGTGGTGGCaggctgtgggtgggggtgggtggaatTCCTTCAGCCAGCTCCCTGTGGGCCAGCCTCTCTCAAGGATCAGAAGTGCAGGACTTTAGTCTCTGGGAGAGAAGCCTCACTCAGAgttgtctatgtctgtgtgttGTCCTGACTTGATGATTAACTCCCAGGCACCCGTGTCCCTTCAAAACAAATGGtcgtgacaaaaaaaaaaaaatgcttcttttccaaattcactggtcACGGGTCATCACATGACCCTTCCAAAGTGAAGAGGCCTTGGCAGGGCCGTGTCCCCATGTGTGCATGGAGAGAGGAAGACAAGAAGTGACtgaacacctgctgctgctgctgctgctaagtcgcttcagtcgtgtccgactctgcgccaccccacagacagcagcccaccaggctcccccgtccctgggattctccaggcaagaacactggagtgggttgccatttccttctccaatgcatgcaagtgaaaagtgaaagtgaagttgctcagtcatgtccgactcgtagcgaccccatggactgcagcctaccaggctcctccatccatgggattttccaggcaagagtactggagtggggtgccattgccttccccaactGAATGCCTGACAGCTCTCCAATTCCACACTGCCTAGCAGATGCTCAACAAAGAGCAGCGGTTAGAACTTATAATGACACAATCTCCTTTGTTTTGGGGAAGAGAGTCTGAGCAGGTCACACGGGTCTTGAAATTCTCAACCATTTCCAAGTGTCCACTGACTATGTGGCAGATGCCACGTACGCGGCCAGAATCACATCTGTTCCCGttgttctctggcactcagcaggGAGAGCGGCCCCTTCAGCCCCCTGCACCCACCCGCACACCGCACTGCAGTAACCTCACCACCTCCTTAGGCCCGGAACTCGCTCCTGTCATTTGATGCCAGGCACAGCCTTAACCTGTTGAGTCTCTGCTGCCTCCACACTTCTGAACCTGCCTGAAGCCACGGACACTGGTGGATGTTGCATCTTTTCTGGCTAGTACGTATCTCTTTTGTCATTTGGATCTCAGACTCTGAGtctaagataaataaaaaaaaccGTCAAAATCGCTGCTCTGTGTGTTTTCCTCTTAGGGGTTATATTATTCAACCTGGGTGTATGCATGTGTTTGAGGGGTGCGGAGCAGTGTCTTTCCCAGCTGGGAATCAAAGTTCCCAGGATCCAGTCACCCAGCAGGATTTCTCCACTTGGCAGCTTCTCTTCACTCATTTCATCCCTCTGAAATCTAGAGCATGTGCACAAGTGGCCAAATAAAGTCCAGATGACCAAATAAATGGTCATTTCAATATACTTGGTAATCCGCTTTCCCAGGACAGAGAGTAGAGGGCCAGCCCAGGGACTGCTGGGCCATACTTCAAAGCAACATTTGCTCTTCTCCAGGATTCCAAGCAGATGGTGGGGCAGTGGTAGAAAACACGTCCTTTTCCCCTGTGGTCAACACCAATGCAACAACAGTCAGGACCCCTTCTTTCCTGCCCGAGAAAGAGATCTCTCTGTGTTTTATCCAAGATGCAAAAGGATACCTCACAGCGATGATCTGTTTCAGACTTTCCCGTCACCCCCAAGACACACTGCCTGCAAGTCTGAGGGATGCCACCACGCAGCCTCATCACGATCACCTCCCACAGAAGGAACCCAGCTTCCCAAAGCCCCCAGAACGCCCTGGCTCAGACACTGACATTCCAGCATTCCTCTAGGAGCCTGACCGCCCCGCCCTGTGTTGCCTGGTTTAGTGTGACTAGGGGACTTCTCTCCACCTTCTTCGTGTGACTACGGCTCCTAGATCATCGCTCATGGTGTGGGGGGTGTCCGGCTTCTCCTAGTGTCCCCACTGCTAACCCAGCCTTTCATGGAGCAGTGGCTCCATAAAGGTCTTCAGAATACACAAGCCAGTGAGCGGGGGGCTCAATTCATTATCTGCTGATTCCTTAAATAACCCAGGCAAATCCAAATGAACAAGAGATTATTTAGTTTTTGAAAATGACACACAAGAAGGACAGAACCATGAATTCACTACAATTACTTTTATCATCTCTTCCATCATCAATATTACTGCTAAGCAAGCTCACTTTTCCACAACAGTTCTAATTCCAATTCCATTGCATCCTGTTCAGGACCACAAAATACAATGGAAGAGTTTCCGATCTCTTTTACGAAACAGCAAAACTCTTGCTCACGAACTGGGTAAGCACAAACGCACTGTGATCAGCATCATTCATGAAGCTAAGACACTGAAGTCTATTTAGCCTTCTATGAAAACAAtcaaagtttgaaaattttctaagGAGAACTGGTGAATCTCCACGTCATCGTACAGAACAGGAATGCAAAGAAGCTGATACACTGGTTCCCCAAACTGCCCCAGGCCCTCACTTCTGAGAAGGCTGACCGCTCCCTCTTCAATCTCAGAGCCAAGGATCACCTGGATGCTGCTCTGGCTCAGGCCACCTCATCCTCCTCCCTTGCAGCCTCTGCAGACTGCAGTGGGAAGGTCCTCAAAGCCCTTTGTTTGACCCTGAGCAGAAATGCCATGACTTCCCACTTGCTGGTCTCCGCATAAGCCCGGGGACCCCACAGGAACTCATAGCGAGCAGGGTGGCTGTAAGGCACCTGCCGGTACTCCAGGTacccctcctgcacccacgcgTGGGTCAGAAGCGCCCTGGGCTCCCCAAAGATGCAGTGCACACTCCCGACACACACACCCAATCTGCTGAGTGCTCCCCAGACCTTCTCCTCAGGGGCACGGTCTCCATTCCGCATGATCAGGTTAAGGACCAGCACCAGGAGGCCAGCCTTGGGGATGCTCTGCCCACTGTTCAGCATTGCGTTGCAGGTGAGGCCCAGGATGGGGACCATGATGTAGATGTGCTCCCTGGGGTCCACCTCCTTCACTTCCACGCCAAAGACCAGCTGCAGGCACTGCGAGGCTTGGTTGAAGACCACCGGGAAGTATTCCTGGTTATCCCTGAGGACCTTATTCAGCATTTCCGCCTGGGAGGTCAGCTCCTTGGCTCGATACTTGAGGAGCAGGAACTTCATTAGGCTAGCTATCATCTCATTCAGCGCTTCCTGGGGCAAGGACTCCCCAGTGCCTAAGGAGGACACTGTGGGGGAGGAGGCCGAGGCGGATGCAGCCACCCCTGCCTCAGCCCCCAAGAGCTGCACATTCACCGGGCCCTGGGCCTCGCCAGGGTCCTGAAAATCTTCCTCGGGCTTGCTCAGTTCACTCATCTCGACCACGAGCGCGATACCTGGGATCAAACCACAGACAGGAGTCAGCCAGGGTGACAGATGGGGACCACAGGCCAGGCTGGGGGAGAGAGGGGCTGTGAATGGCCTCAGCTGAGCACCACACCCTGGGCGGACTGACACAGGCAACCTACAGGTCTCCTCTTGAGGGCTGGGTGCTCTCAGACCTCACAGGGGCAAGCCTCCAGGGCAGCCAGTCCCCTGGCTACCGGAAGGAGGAAGTGAGGTGGCTCCGCAGGGTGCAGTCAGCACAGCCCAAGATTTCCAAGGCTGACAAGGTGGGGGATTAGGCCCTTGTGGGGTCCCTTCTGTTCTGGGGTGGGGAGCCCCTGGTGCACACTCAGGGTACCCTCCTCACCTTGACCCCTGGTACTGCCTGGacctcctctgccctctgaccTCAGGACACCAGCTGCAGCCCTCTGCCTTCGCCTCCTggttcctgcagctcctgtgagAAAAAGGGAGGGGGCAGCTCGGGGGTATCCTGTGGCACTGCCCTGAGCCTTCTGTGACAGTACAAGGGGTGGACTCTGTGAGGTACCCCCAGTTGTGTGGCGGGAGGTCCCCTCAGGGCTCCCTTGTAGTGCTCACCTTGCCCCTGGCACGACCTGGTCCCTCCCCTCTGGGGACCTGCATGGAAATTCAGAACAAGATCCCAGCCTCCACAGAAAGCGCTGAGGGGCTCCACACGCTGCCGAACCTGCCCAGGGCTTCCTGTGGGTCCTAGGCTGGGGAGATGCTCggtcatcagctcctcctcacgTCCTGCCTGGCCTCCCAGCACTGACCACAGGGGTGGGGGTCTGCTTAGTCCTCCCTCGGGTTTGGGGAGTTCAGCCTCTGCCGACCTGAAGCCTCTGCCCTCCGCCCAGAAAAAACCTCACCTCCCGAGGTCCCTAAGCCAGAAGTCAAGAAACTGCTCACCCCACTCTAGGGCCTCCAAGAGTCCCCACAAGGGCTAGGATCCCTGCCTCCCTGTTGGGGTCTTTCCGCCTCAGTCCATCCTTGCATGCAGCCTGGCCCTCAGGCAGGACCGGAGACTGTCCCGTCCGCCATTTTGAGACCTCTCCGCTTTCACAAGATCCCCAGTCTCTCTGAGACCAGCATGTGagaaaggcagacagacagaatgTGCTCCCAGGGCCGACTACAGGGGCGGGGATCTGTGGGGTTCCGTCGGTCCTCATGCAGGGTCCCCTCAGTCCTCCTTCAGGCACCTCACCTGCCTCCGGCCGGGACCTGGGATTCTCGCCTCTCCCCAGCTGAAGCCCCGCCCCTTATACCAGGGCCCCAGTCTCTCCAAGACCCGGATGTCAGGAAGTCAGACCATGCCTGCTGCGCTCATCCTACCCCCACAGTTGCCCTGGACTGACGGCAGAGATGAGCTTCTCTGAGGTGTCCTCTGATTGGAGTTCAGGGTCCTCTAGTTCCTCCTCAGGGTCCTCAACCTGACACCCCACCAGACCTGGGAATTGGACCACCTAAGGCTCCGCCCCATATGCAAGGTCCCCAGTCTGAGATCCGGACGTCAGGAAGTCAGGCCGCCTAACCAGGTCTCCAGTCTGAGATCAGGATATGAGGAAGTGAAACCCCGCACATTGGGCTCATCCTACCCCAGGGCCGCCAAGGACCGGCAGCAGCTACAAGCTTCTCTGAGGTCTCCTCCGATTGGGGTCCAGAGCCCGCTCAGTCCTCCCTCAGGGTCCTCAACTTGAAACTCTGGAGGAGCCGGGCTTCTTCCCTCTGCTCACCTGAGGCCACGCCCCCTTTCCCAGGTCCCCAGTTTCTCTGAGACCTGGATGTCAGGAAATGCAACATGTGCTCATCCACCCTCTGTGCTCCCTGAGCCTTGATGTGAGGGTCCCGCCTCTGGTCAACACAAAGGGCATCCCCAGATCTGTCAGGGCTCAAGATGTGGTCCCTGAGGGATGATGAAAGGCAACCCCACTGATCCCTGCCCCTGCTGTCAGCCCTGGGCCACCCTGGTGGTGGGATGAGCACTTGGCAGCCTGTTCTGACTTGCGCATCTGCGTCTCAGAGACATTAGGCAACTGTTAGACGGGGCAGGGCCTCAGATGGGCAGGCGGGAAGATCTTAGTTATTGTGAGGGTCAAGGTGAGGACACTGAGGGAGGACTCAGGGGCTGCTGGACCGCAGAGCAGAGTGGGCCCTGGGAGGACACAGGGCAGACGAACCATGCTGTGTTTCCTGACATCCGGGTGTCAGAGAGACTGGGGACCTGGTATAGGGGGCTGACTTCCTGACATCCAGGTCTCAGAGAAACTGGGGTCCTGACATAAGGGATGGGGCatgagtggggagaggagagaatccAAAGTCCTACACAGAGACAAGTTGAGGTCCCTGAGGGACGACTGAAGGGACCCCAAGTGAAGACTCTAGGGACCCCAAGGTGAGACTGATGGAACCCCACAGATCTCAGCCCCTGTTATCGGCCCTGGGAGCCCTCGGGGTGAGAAGAGCACACTTGGTCTGTCCTGTCTTCCTGAGATCCGGGTCTGTGAGAGTAGGGACCTGGTGTGAGGAGCAGGGACCTCTTCCCACCTTTCCTGGTGGGGAGAGGACAGAGCCTAGGTCCACCAGAAGTCAAGGTGAACACCCTGAGTGAGGACTGAGGGTAGTCAGATCTCAGACCAGAGGGAACCCTGGTAGTCCCCAGGCAGGACGACCTCATGCCGCATTGCCTGACATCCCTGTCAGAGAGACAGGTGAAAGCAGCAGAGCCTCCAGATTGCCGACAGGACACTTGCAGGTCTTGCCTGGAGTACAGGCTCCATGCGAGGAGGGACAGAGGCAGTTAGACCCCAACAGGGAGGGATCTTGGCCCTTGCAGGAGGGTCTTGGAGGGCCCAGAGCAGGGTGAGCAGGGTGAGCAGTTTCTTGACATCTGGCCTAGGGACCTCGTGAGATGAGGTTTTTCGGGTGGAGTGCGGATGGCTTCAGGTTAGCAGAGGCTGGACACACCAACCCTGATGGAGGACTAAGCAGACCCCCGCCCCTGCGGTCAGTGCTGGGAGGCCAGGCAGGACGTGAGGAGGAGTTGAGGACCGAGCATCTCCCCAGCCTAGGACCCGCGGGATTCCCTGGGCAGGTGCAGCCTCATGTGGGGCCCCTCAGCACTTTTTGTTCAGGCTAGGGTCTTGTTCTGAGTTTCCTCGCAGGTCCCCAGAGGGTAGGGGCCAGATTGTACCAGGGGAAAGGTGAGCACTGCAAGAGAGCCCTGAGGGGACCTCCCACCACACAAAACTGAGGGGACCTCACAGAGTCCACTGCTCGTACCGTCAGAGAAGGCTCAGGGCTGTGCCACAGGATACCCCCAGCtgcctcctccctttctctcacaGGAGCTCCAGGAACCAGGAGGCAAAAGCAGAGGTCTGAGGGCCATGTCCTGAAGTCAGAGAGCAGAGGTGGTCCAGGCAGTACCAGGAGTCAAGATGAGGAGGGTGCCCTGAGTGTGCACCAGGGGCTCCCCATCCCAGAACAGAGGGGACCCCACAAGGGCCTAATCCCACTACCTTGTCAGTTGTGGAAATCTTGGACTGTGC
This genomic interval from Bos indicus x Bos taurus breed Angus x Brahman F1 hybrid chromosome X, Bos_hybrid_MaternalHap_v2.0, whole genome shotgun sequence contains the following:
- the LOC113887387 gene encoding melanoma-associated antigen 10-like, which produces MSELSKPEEDFQDPGEAQGPVNVQLLGAEAGVAASASASSPTVSSLGTGESLPQEALNEMIASLMKFLLLKYRAKELTSQAEMLNKVLRDNQEYFPVVFNQASQCLQLVFGVEVKEVDPREHIYIMVPILGLTCNAMLNSGQSIPKAGLLVLVLNLIMRNGDRAPEEKVWGALSRLGVCVGSVHCIFGEPRALLTHAWVQEGYLEYRQVPYSHPARYEFLWGPRAYAETSKWEVMAFLLRVKQRALRTFPLQSAEAAREEDEVA